The Haloarcula halophila nucleotide sequence CCGGACGATCGGACGATGGGCCTCCCTCCTGCTACGGAGACCAAACTCCGGCGGTGGCTCGACCGGTTCGTCGACGACGGCTGGAGCCTTGTCGCCGAGGTGGACACGACTGTCGTCGGCCACGCGGGCGTGACACCGGGGGACGCGGCGGCACCCCATCTCGTCGTCTTCGTCGCCGACGAGGCCCAGGGCCGGGGTATCGGCTCGGAACTGATACGGCAACTGGTGGCCTACGCGGCCGACCGCGGTCACGAGACGCTCGTGCTGACTGTGAAGGCTGACAACGACGCGGCTATCACCGTCTACGACAACGTAGGGTTCGATGTCATCGAACAACTCGGCGGCGAACTCGAGATGCACCTCTCG carries:
- a CDS encoding GNAT family N-acetyltransferase: MGREDDLACDGWDSSQCVGTPLCPPRCPRFTDREAARGIVRPHEPEDLEALVGMYLDFDPDDRTMGLPPATETKLRRWLDRFVDDGWSLVAEVDTTVVGHAGVTPGDAAAPHLVVFVADEAQGRGIGSELIRQLVAYAADRGHETLVLTVKADNDAAITVYDNVGFDVIEQLGGELEMHLSLSSPVVDAVQRPPAEREG